A window from Pseudomonas sp. Tri1 encodes these proteins:
- the malQ gene encoding 4-alpha-glucanotransferase: MSDAQLEILASRAGLAVDWIDANGRAQKVSPAVLRSVLTGLGHPAGSAQEIDASLQQLQQDQQNHQLPPLITADVGVSVDLSRYFEAATPCEIKLEDGATLNLKLDADAKLPGMIPVGYQHVAIQDQHFTLAVAPARCYSVADAVDDPTPRAWGLSAQLYALRRPGDGGFGDTQALEELARVAGERGADAIAISPMHAMFSSNTGSYSPYSPSSRLFLNSLYAAPGTILGERALRTAIDATGLTNQLRSLEEQPLIDWPVAAQAKQKILRALYDGFSQGEHPLHEDFSSFRHSSGEALENHCRFEALQAERAARGESLDWRHWPEEWRNPRSPALTHFAEENADEIGYYAFCQWLITRCLERAQSTAKSSGMGIGLIADLAVGADGGGSQAWSRQDELLASLTVGAPPDILNRSGQGWGISAFSPEGLVRNGFRAFIEMLRANFAHAGGLRIDHVMGLQRLWVIPNDAPPADGAYLYYPLDDLLRLLALESHRHQAIVLGEDLGTVPDGLREKLSARAILGMRVLLFEQDNTHFKPILDWPDNALATTSTHDLPTLNGWWHGHDIDWNARLELIDSHTEMDWRKHREREREGLRNALNQDPQNFREEHHETDQVLDASVRFLGHTRAPLVLLPIEDALGIDEQANLPGTTDTHPNWRRRLAHESQALLDAPDAARRLEILACARLQASERDR, translated from the coding sequence ATGAGCGATGCGCAACTTGAAATTCTCGCCAGTCGAGCGGGCCTTGCAGTGGACTGGATAGACGCCAACGGCCGGGCGCAAAAAGTATCGCCCGCCGTACTGCGTTCAGTCCTGACGGGCCTGGGCCATCCCGCTGGGAGCGCCCAGGAAATAGATGCCAGCCTGCAGCAATTGCAACAGGATCAGCAGAATCATCAACTCCCACCGCTGATCACCGCTGACGTCGGTGTCAGCGTGGACCTGAGTCGCTATTTCGAAGCGGCAACGCCCTGCGAAATCAAACTCGAGGATGGCGCGACGCTGAACCTCAAACTCGACGCCGACGCCAAACTGCCGGGGATGATCCCGGTGGGTTATCAGCATGTCGCCATCCAGGACCAGCATTTCACCCTGGCCGTAGCGCCGGCCCGTTGCTACAGCGTAGCCGATGCGGTGGACGACCCGACGCCACGGGCCTGGGGCCTGAGCGCGCAGTTGTACGCGCTCAGGCGTCCTGGCGACGGCGGTTTCGGCGACACCCAGGCGTTGGAAGAACTGGCGCGGGTGGCTGGCGAACGCGGTGCCGATGCTATCGCCATCAGCCCGATGCACGCGATGTTCAGCAGCAACACGGGAAGCTACAGCCCTTACTCACCCTCCAGCCGACTGTTCCTCAACAGCCTGTATGCCGCGCCGGGCACCATTCTGGGTGAGCGCGCGCTGCGCACAGCCATCGATGCCACTGGCTTGACCAATCAGCTGCGCAGCCTGGAAGAACAACCGCTGATCGATTGGCCGGTAGCGGCCCAGGCCAAACAGAAAATCCTGCGTGCCTTGTATGACGGTTTCAGCCAGGGCGAACACCCACTGCATGAAGACTTCAGCAGCTTTCGCCACAGCAGCGGCGAAGCCTTGGAAAACCATTGCCGTTTCGAAGCCTTGCAGGCCGAACGCGCGGCTCGGGGAGAAAGCCTGGACTGGCGTCACTGGCCCGAAGAATGGCGTAACCCACGCAGCCCGGCGCTGACGCATTTTGCCGAAGAAAATGCTGACGAGATTGGCTACTACGCCTTTTGCCAGTGGCTGATTACCCGTTGCCTGGAGCGCGCCCAGAGCACAGCCAAATCCAGTGGCATGGGCATCGGCCTGATCGCCGACCTGGCGGTGGGCGCCGATGGTGGTGGCAGCCAGGCCTGGAGCCGGCAGGACGAACTGCTCGCCTCGCTGACCGTAGGGGCGCCGCCGGACATTCTCAACCGTTCCGGGCAAGGCTGGGGGATCTCGGCGTTTTCCCCGGAAGGCTTGGTACGCAACGGTTTTCGCGCCTTCATTGAAATGTTGCGAGCCAACTTCGCCCACGCTGGCGGCTTGCGCATCGATCATGTCATGGGGCTGCAACGATTGTGGGTAATCCCCAACGACGCCCCACCCGCCGATGGCGCCTACCTCTATTATCCGCTGGACGATCTGCTGCGCCTGCTGGCGCTGGAGTCCCATCGCCATCAGGCCATCGTGCTGGGCGAAGACCTCGGCACCGTGCCGGACGGCCTGCGGGAAAAACTCAGTGCCCGCGCGATCCTGGGCATGCGCGTGCTGCTGTTCGAACAAGACAACACCCACTTCAAGCCGATTCTCGACTGGCCGGACAACGCACTGGCAACCACCAGCACCCATGACCTGCCGACCCTCAATGGCTGGTGGCATGGTCATGATATCGACTGGAACGCGCGGCTGGAGTTGATCGACTCCCACACCGAGATGGACTGGCGCAAACATCGCGAGCGGGAACGCGAAGGCCTGCGCAACGCATTGAACCAGGATCCGCAGAATTTTCGCGAAGAACACCACGAGACCGACCAGGTGCTGGACGCCAGCGTGCGCTTCCTCGGCCATACCCGCGCGCCACTGGTGCTGCTGCCGATCGAGGATGCCCTGGGCATCGACGAGCAGGCGAACCTGCCCGGCACCACCGACACCCACCCTAACTGGCGCCGCCGCCTGGCCCACGAAAGCCAGGCGTTGCTGGATGCCCCGGACGCTGCCCGGCGTCTGGAAATACTCGCCTGCGCGAGACTTCAGGCGAGCGAGCGTGACCGATGA
- a CDS encoding malto-oligosyltrehalose synthase, translating into MKPTLIQPLRATLRLQFHKDFTLDDAVPQVPYFAALGISHIYASPLLKARAGSMHGYDVVDPTQVNPELGGEAALKRLVATLREHGMGLILDIVSNHMAVGGNDNPWWLDLLEWGRLSPYGEFFDIQWHSPDPLMEGQLLLPFLGSDYGVALQEGTLNLRFDASQGRFYVEHYEHHFPICPMQYGELLKPAETLAPDLTESLKALAERFTTLNYQTDAHTLARPLQAELRDLATQPGILAAIADNLRGYDSLEPEGFERLHQLLERQSYRLASWRTAADDINWRRFFDVNELGGLRVERPAVFEATHAKIFELIAQGLVDGLRIDHIDGLADPRGYCRKLRRRVDSLSPSRHLPIFIEKILGDGETLRRDWNIDGSTGYEFMNQISLLQHDPAGAEPLAEFWSRLSERPAHFIEEARLARQQILNGSLAGDFESVAQALLQVARDDVMTRDLTLGAIRRALQELIVHFPVYRTYINPLGRSTEDEVFFNQALEGARQTLSEADWPVLDCLAGWLGGMPWRQRPRGSQRKRLRHACVRFQQLTSPAAAKAVEDTALYRSAVLLSRNDVGYNTERFSAPPQAFHDACLERLQHCPDNLVTTATHDHKRGEDTRARLAVLSERPHWYIACVEQWRILSPSLHSDPAAPSTGDELILYQALLGSWPLDLDLHAPQALADYNERLWQWQRKALREAKLQSSWAAVNDAYEQATQMFLERLLLCDEGLPLRSAIAEAVQAIAAAGALNSLAQTLLRMTVPGVPDLYQGNEFWDFSLVDPDNRRPVDFEARREAMHADNTPAALIRDWRDGRVKQALIARTLAVRAEHSQLFQQGSYQPLPVFGEHAQRVLAFMREHEQQRAIIVVPIHAAGLLENSAVPQVAASDWGDTRVSLPFAAEDEKLKGLFSSAAVTPQRELMVSAALGDFPVNVFIQP; encoded by the coding sequence ATGAAACCGACGTTGATCCAACCACTGCGGGCCACACTTCGCCTGCAGTTTCATAAAGACTTCACCCTGGACGATGCCGTCCCACAGGTACCGTACTTTGCCGCGCTGGGCATCAGCCACATATATGCCTCGCCACTGCTCAAGGCCCGCGCCGGGTCCATGCATGGCTACGACGTCGTCGATCCGACCCAGGTCAATCCGGAGCTGGGCGGCGAAGCCGCGCTCAAGCGCCTGGTCGCGACCCTGCGCGAGCACGGAATGGGGTTGATCCTCGACATCGTATCCAACCACATGGCCGTCGGCGGCAACGATAACCCGTGGTGGCTGGACCTGCTGGAATGGGGGCGCCTGAGTCCTTATGGCGAGTTCTTCGACATCCAGTGGCACTCCCCTGACCCGTTGATGGAAGGCCAACTGCTGTTGCCGTTCCTGGGCAGTGACTACGGTGTGGCGTTGCAGGAAGGCACGCTGAACCTACGCTTCGATGCCTCCCAAGGCCGCTTCTATGTCGAGCATTACGAGCATCACTTCCCCATCTGCCCGATGCAGTACGGCGAGCTGCTCAAGCCCGCCGAAACCCTAGCGCCGGACCTGACAGAATCGCTCAAGGCCTTGGCCGAGCGCTTCACCACCTTGAACTACCAGACCGACGCCCATACCCTCGCCCGCCCGCTGCAGGCAGAGCTGCGGGACCTGGCCACCCAGCCGGGCATCCTCGCCGCCATCGCGGACAACCTGCGCGGCTATGACTCCCTGGAGCCCGAAGGCTTCGAACGGCTGCATCAACTGTTGGAGCGCCAAAGCTATCGCCTGGCCAGTTGGCGCACCGCAGCGGACGACATCAACTGGCGGCGGTTTTTCGATGTCAACGAACTGGGCGGCCTGCGCGTCGAGCGCCCGGCCGTGTTCGAAGCGACCCACGCAAAAATTTTCGAACTGATCGCCCAAGGCCTGGTAGACGGGCTGCGGATCGACCATATCGACGGACTGGCCGATCCACGCGGTTATTGCCGCAAGTTGCGCAGACGTGTCGATTCGCTTTCGCCGTCGCGGCACCTGCCGATTTTCATCGAGAAGATCCTCGGCGATGGCGAGACTTTGCGCCGGGACTGGAACATCGACGGCAGCACCGGCTACGAATTCATGAACCAGATCTCGCTGTTGCAACATGACCCGGCCGGCGCCGAGCCCCTTGCCGAGTTCTGGAGCCGTCTCAGCGAGCGGCCGGCGCACTTCATCGAAGAGGCGCGCCTGGCGCGCCAGCAGATTCTCAACGGGTCCCTGGCCGGCGACTTCGAAAGCGTCGCCCAGGCCCTGCTCCAAGTGGCCCGGGACGATGTGATGACCCGCGACCTGACCCTGGGGGCGATTCGTCGGGCCTTGCAGGAGCTGATCGTGCATTTCCCGGTGTACCGCACCTACATCAATCCATTGGGCCGCTCCACCGAGGACGAAGTGTTTTTCAACCAGGCCTTGGAAGGCGCCCGGCAAACCCTCAGCGAAGCCGACTGGCCAGTGCTCGATTGCCTGGCCGGCTGGCTCGGCGGCATGCCCTGGCGGCAACGACCACGCGGCAGCCAGCGCAAGCGCCTGCGCCACGCCTGCGTGCGTTTCCAGCAACTGACGTCACCGGCCGCCGCCAAGGCCGTGGAAGACACCGCGCTCTATCGTTCGGCGGTGCTGCTGTCCCGCAATGACGTGGGCTACAACACCGAACGTTTCAGCGCCCCGCCGCAAGCATTCCACGACGCCTGTCTCGAGCGACTGCAACACTGCCCCGACAACCTGGTGACCACCGCCACCCACGACCACAAGCGTGGCGAGGACACCCGCGCACGCTTGGCAGTGCTCAGTGAACGTCCGCACTGGTACATCGCCTGTGTGGAGCAATGGCGCATTCTCTCGCCTTCACTGCACAGCGACCCCGCAGCCCCCTCGACCGGCGATGAACTGATTCTCTACCAGGCACTGCTCGGAAGCTGGCCACTGGACCTTGATCTCCATGCCCCCCAGGCACTGGCCGACTACAACGAGCGCCTGTGGCAATGGCAACGCAAGGCCCTGCGCGAAGCCAAGTTGCAAAGCAGTTGGGCGGCGGTCAACGACGCCTACGAGCAGGCCACCCAGATGTTCCTCGAACGGCTGCTGCTGTGCGATGAAGGGCTGCCCCTGCGCAGCGCCATTGCCGAAGCGGTCCAGGCCATTGCCGCAGCGGGCGCCCTCAACAGCTTGGCGCAGACTTTGCTGCGAATGACCGTACCTGGCGTGCCGGACCTGTATCAGGGCAACGAATTCTGGGATTTCAGCCTGGTGGATCCGGACAACCGCCGACCGGTGGATTTCGAGGCGCGCCGTGAGGCGATGCACGCCGACAATACCCCGGCAGCGCTGATACGTGACTGGCGCGACGGCCGGGTCAAGCAGGCGTTGATCGCCAGGACCCTGGCGGTGCGGGCCGAACACTCGCAGTTGTTCCAACAAGGCAGCTATCAGCCGCTACCGGTGTTCGGCGAACACGCCCAACGGGTGCTGGCGTTCATGCGTGAGCACGAGCAACAACGGGCAATCATAGTTGTACCGATCCACGCAGCCGGCCTGCTGGAAAACAGTGCCGTGCCGCAGGTGGCTGCATCGGACTGGGGCGATACCCGTGTGTCGCTGCCATTTGCCGCCGAGGATGAAAAACTGAAGGGACTTTTTTCAAGCGCAGCAGTCACACCCCAAAGGGAGCTGATGGTCAGCGCCGCGCTGGGGGACTTCCCGGTCAATGTCTTTATCCAACCTTGA
- a CDS encoding DUF2934 domain-containing protein, which yields MSTDDKRIREFAYQIWESEGKPTGQEKRHWEMARKLAEAEALAPSKPAKAAAKPAAGKADGAKPGAAKNTAAKAAPKSTAKAKPATKPSAAVTPAEKPADKKPRAARKPPAS from the coding sequence ATGAGTACCGACGATAAACGCATTCGTGAATTCGCCTATCAAATCTGGGAATCCGAGGGTAAGCCGACAGGGCAGGAAAAACGCCACTGGGAGATGGCGCGCAAACTGGCCGAAGCTGAAGCGCTCGCGCCGAGCAAACCGGCCAAGGCGGCGGCCAAACCTGCGGCCGGCAAGGCCGATGGCGCCAAGCCAGGCGCGGCCAAAAACACCGCAGCCAAGGCCGCGCCCAAAAGTACCGCCAAGGCCAAGCCTGCGACCAAACCTTCAGCAGCGGTCACGCCCGCTGAAAAACCTGCCGACAAGAAGCCACGGGCGGCACGCAAGCCGCCGGCGAGTTGA
- the treZ gene encoding malto-oligosyltrehalose trehalohydrolase → MPSRTPETWTHGAVMLDAEHTRFALWAPDAFFVSVELDTGESIPLLPQADGWFMIQTRCPAGTRYRYNIDGELEVPDPASRAQAGDIDRHSVVVDPHAYQWRHTNWSGRPWHEAVIYELHVGALGGFEGVEQHLARLAGLGVTAIELMPLAQFPGDRNWGYDGVLPYAPQASYGTPEQLKHLIDSAHGHGLAVILDVVYNHFGPDGNYLHRYAKGFFREDKHTPWGAAIDFRRREVRDFFIDNALMWLLEYRFDGLRLDAVHAIEDPDFLQELAIKVRQQIDPTRHAWLTVENEHNQASLLEHHYDAQWNDDGHNALHVLLTGETDAYYADYAEQPTEQLARCLSQGFVFQGHTNRHGEARGEPSGHLPPNAFVLFLQNHDQIGNRALGERLHQLAPPQALHAAIALLLLSPMIPLLFMGDEVAAEHPFLFFTSHHGELAELVREGRRNEFAAFSAFADPENRERIPDPNDASTFEASRPVFEAQQTQQHATEALYRKLLKIRREEIVPRLPGAQALGADVLGYGAVSARWRLGDGSVLRIDLNLSEQPVEHTAPQEARILFEHPQQTMGLLQQGALAPYSALVSLTQAANVPNITGERL, encoded by the coding sequence CTGGGCCCCGGATGCTTTTTTTGTCAGTGTCGAGCTCGACACTGGCGAGTCAATACCGCTGCTGCCCCAAGCCGACGGCTGGTTCATGATCCAGACCCGCTGCCCCGCCGGCACCCGCTATCGCTACAACATCGACGGCGAACTGGAGGTGCCAGACCCGGCCTCCCGCGCCCAGGCCGGTGACATCGACCGCCACAGCGTGGTGGTCGATCCCCATGCTTATCAATGGCGCCACACGAACTGGTCCGGTCGGCCCTGGCACGAAGCGGTGATCTACGAGCTGCACGTCGGTGCCCTGGGTGGTTTCGAAGGGGTCGAGCAGCACCTGGCACGCCTGGCCGGCCTGGGCGTAACCGCCATCGAACTGATGCCGCTGGCGCAGTTTCCCGGCGATCGCAATTGGGGCTACGACGGCGTCCTGCCCTACGCCCCCCAAGCGTCCTATGGCACGCCGGAACAACTCAAGCACCTGATCGACAGCGCCCACGGCCATGGGCTGGCGGTCATTCTGGACGTGGTCTACAACCACTTCGGCCCCGACGGCAACTACTTGCATCGCTATGCCAAGGGGTTCTTCCGCGAAGACAAGCACACGCCTTGGGGGGCGGCGATTGACTTCCGCCGCCGCGAGGTGCGGGACTTCTTCATCGATAACGCACTCATGTGGTTGTTGGAATACCGTTTTGACGGCCTGCGCCTGGATGCCGTGCATGCCATTGAAGATCCGGACTTCCTCCAGGAGCTGGCGATCAAGGTGCGGCAGCAGATCGACCCGACCCGGCATGCCTGGCTGACCGTTGAAAACGAGCACAACCAGGCCAGCCTGCTGGAACATCACTACGACGCCCAGTGGAACGACGACGGCCATAACGCCCTGCATGTGCTGCTGACCGGCGAAACCGATGCCTATTACGCCGACTATGCCGAACAACCGACCGAACAACTGGCGCGCTGCCTCAGCCAGGGTTTCGTCTTCCAGGGCCACACCAATCGCCATGGCGAGGCCCGGGGCGAACCCAGCGGGCATCTGCCACCCAACGCGTTCGTACTGTTCCTGCAAAACCACGACCAGATCGGCAACCGTGCCCTGGGTGAGCGCCTGCATCAACTGGCCCCGCCCCAAGCCTTGCACGCGGCAATCGCCTTGTTGCTGTTGTCGCCCATGATTCCGTTGCTGTTCATGGGCGATGAAGTGGCCGCCGAGCATCCGTTCCTGTTCTTCACCAGCCATCACGGCGAATTGGCGGAGCTGGTGCGTGAGGGCCGGCGCAACGAGTTCGCGGCCTTCAGTGCCTTCGCCGATCCCGAAAATCGCGAGCGGATTCCCGACCCCAACGACGCCAGCACTTTCGAAGCCTCACGCCCGGTGTTCGAGGCGCAGCAAACCCAACAGCACGCCACCGAGGCGCTGTACCGCAAGCTGTTGAAGATTCGCCGCGAAGAGATCGTCCCGCGCCTGCCCGGAGCCCAGGCCCTGGGGGCCGATGTGCTGGGCTATGGCGCGGTCAGCGCACGCTGGCGGTTGGGGGACGGCAGCGTGTTACGCATTGACCTGAACCTCAGCGAGCAGCCGGTCGAGCATACCGCCCCGCAAGAAGCGCGCATTCTTTTCGAACATCCGCAGCAGACCATGGGTCTGTTGCAACAGGGCGCCCTTGCGCCCTACAGCGCGCTGGTCAGTCTGACGCAAGCGGCAAACGTGCCCAACATCACTGGAGAGCGCCTATGA
- a CDS encoding PIG-L family deacetylase, with translation MKPASRLQGRHHPQIWNSAPQLADIPIISTQTLIPAGARAVILAPHPGDEVGACGGLLQLLSNLDQPMLLISVTDGSHSPPGSPLWSDERLRAHRPHPQESVDALHRLGVPTHGLQWVRGGFPEKALVEHEAQVAAFIGRYLRPGDVVFSTWRMDGDTDHETVGRAGALAAENIGAVFNELPVWAWHWPVREQNKIPWHRARKLRLDVWTTARKRHAMHAYASQLNGEPASGISPLVPRVILDRMGMPYEIVFI, from the coding sequence ATGAAACCTGCCTCTCGCTTGCAAGGTCGGCATCATCCGCAGATATGGAACAGTGCCCCGCAACTGGCCGACATTCCTATCATCAGCACCCAGACACTCATCCCGGCCGGCGCCCGCGCCGTCATCCTCGCCCCGCATCCGGGCGATGAGGTCGGGGCCTGTGGCGGATTGCTCCAGTTGCTGAGCAACCTGGACCAGCCCATGTTATTGATTTCGGTCACCGACGGCAGCCATAGCCCCCCCGGCTCGCCACTGTGGAGCGACGAGCGCCTGCGTGCGCATCGCCCTCACCCCCAGGAAAGCGTGGACGCCCTGCATCGCCTGGGCGTACCGACCCATGGCCTGCAATGGGTGCGCGGCGGCTTCCCGGAAAAGGCCCTGGTCGAACACGAGGCACAGGTGGCGGCCTTCATTGGTCGATACCTGCGACCCGGTGATGTGGTATTCAGCACCTGGCGCATGGATGGCGACACCGACCACGAAACGGTCGGCCGCGCCGGAGCCCTGGCGGCTGAAAACATTGGTGCGGTATTTAACGAACTGCCGGTTTGGGCCTGGCACTGGCCAGTGCGCGAGCAGAACAAAATACCCTGGCACCGGGCACGCAAACTGCGCCTGGACGTCTGGACCACCGCCCGCAAGCGTCACGCAATGCATGCCTACGCCAGCCAGCTCAACGGCGAACCCGCCAGCGGCATCTCGCCGCTGGTACCGCGGGTCATCCTTGATCGCATGGGCATGCCGTACGAGATCGTTTTTATCTGA
- the glgX gene encoding glycogen debranching protein GlgX — translation MTRPKKTTPPPVIEASRIREGLPFPLGATWDGLGVNFALFSANATKVELCIFDDAGEVELERIELPEYTDEIYHGYLPDAHPGMIYGYRVYGAYDPENGHRFNPNKLLIDPYAKQLVGQLKWSEALFGYTIGHPDGDLSFDERDSAPFVPKCKVIDPAHTWGNDQRVSVPWDKTILYETHVRGISMRHPSVPENVRGTFAGLMVDDVLEHIRKLGVSSVELLPVHAFVNDQHLLHKGMTNYWGYNSIAFFAPDPRYLASGKIAEFKEMVAHLHEANLEVILDVVYNHTAEGNEQGPTLSMRGIDNASYYRLMPDDKRYYINDSGTGNTLDLSHPCVLQMVTDSLRYWATEMHVDGFRFDLATILGRYHDGFDERHSFLVACRQDPVLRQVKMIAEPWDCGPGGYQVGGFPPGWVEWNDKFRDTVRAFWKGDDGQLADFASRMTASGEMFNQRGRRPYASVNFVTAHDGFTLNDLVSYNDKHNEANDENNQDGSNNNLSWNHGVEGPTDDPAINELRNRQMRNFFATLLLAQGTPMLVAGDEFARTQHGNNNAYCQDSEIGWVNWDLSEDGAALLKFVKRLIKLRLTYPILRRGRFLVGNYNEDIGVKDVTWLAPDGSEMTTEQWHDSHGRCLGMLMDGRAQETGIRRKGGDATLLLVVNAHHDIVNFLLPEVPEGSFWTCMVDTNQPAVRGQERFDFNSEYSVTGRSLLLFELQREDEE, via the coding sequence ATGACCCGTCCAAAAAAAACCACGCCGCCGCCCGTTATCGAGGCTTCGCGGATTCGTGAAGGGCTGCCTTTTCCGCTCGGTGCAACCTGGGATGGCCTCGGGGTCAATTTCGCACTGTTCTCAGCCAATGCCACCAAAGTCGAACTGTGTATTTTCGATGATGCCGGCGAGGTCGAGCTCGAACGCATCGAGCTGCCGGAATACACCGACGAGATCTACCACGGCTATCTTCCCGACGCCCACCCCGGGATGATCTACGGCTATCGGGTCTACGGCGCCTACGACCCGGAGAATGGTCATCGTTTCAACCCCAACAAATTGCTGATCGACCCTTACGCCAAACAATTGGTCGGTCAATTGAAGTGGTCCGAAGCACTGTTCGGCTACACCATCGGCCACCCCGATGGCGACCTCAGTTTCGATGAACGCGACAGCGCGCCATTCGTGCCCAAATGCAAAGTCATCGACCCGGCCCACACCTGGGGCAACGACCAGCGGGTCAGTGTGCCCTGGGACAAGACCATCCTGTATGAAACCCATGTCCGCGGCATCAGCATGCGTCATCCCTCGGTACCTGAGAACGTGCGCGGGACCTTCGCCGGGTTGATGGTCGACGACGTCCTGGAGCACATCCGCAAGCTGGGTGTTTCGTCGGTGGAACTGCTGCCGGTCCATGCCTTTGTCAATGACCAGCATCTGCTGCACAAAGGCATGACCAACTACTGGGGCTACAACAGCATCGCCTTCTTCGCCCCGGATCCACGCTACTTGGCCAGCGGCAAGATCGCCGAGTTCAAGGAGATGGTCGCGCACCTGCACGAGGCCAACCTGGAGGTCATCCTCGACGTGGTCTACAACCACACGGCCGAAGGTAATGAACAGGGCCCGACCCTGTCCATGCGTGGTATCGACAACGCCTCGTACTACCGGCTGATGCCTGACGACAAACGCTATTACATCAATGACTCCGGGACCGGCAACACCCTGGACCTGAGCCATCCGTGCGTATTGCAGATGGTTACCGACTCCCTGCGCTACTGGGCCACGGAGATGCATGTCGACGGTTTCCGCTTCGACCTGGCGACGATTCTGGGCCGATACCATGACGGCTTCGATGAGCGCCACAGTTTCCTCGTTGCCTGCCGCCAGGACCCGGTGCTGCGCCAGGTGAAAATGATTGCCGAGCCCTGGGACTGCGGCCCCGGTGGCTATCAAGTGGGGGGCTTCCCGCCTGGTTGGGTGGAGTGGAACGACAAGTTCCGCGACACGGTACGCGCATTCTGGAAAGGCGACGACGGTCAACTCGCCGATTTCGCCAGCCGCATGACCGCCTCGGGCGAAATGTTCAACCAGCGGGGTCGACGCCCTTACGCATCGGTGAATTTCGTGACCGCCCATGACGGGTTTACCCTCAATGACCTGGTCTCCTACAACGACAAGCACAACGAAGCCAACGACGAAAACAACCAGGACGGCAGTAACAACAACCTGTCCTGGAACCACGGTGTCGAAGGGCCAACGGACGATCCGGCAATCAACGAGCTGCGTAATCGCCAGATGCGTAACTTCTTCGCGACCTTGCTGCTGGCCCAAGGCACACCGATGCTCGTCGCCGGGGATGAGTTTGCGCGTACCCAGCACGGCAACAACAACGCCTATTGCCAGGACAGCGAAATCGGTTGGGTCAACTGGGACCTGAGCGAGGACGGCGCGGCGCTGCTCAAATTCGTCAAGCGCCTGATCAAGCTGCGCCTGACCTACCCGATCCTGCGGCGTGGACGGTTCCTGGTGGGCAATTACAACGAGGACATCGGCGTCAAGGACGTGACCTGGCTGGCTCCGGATGGCAGTGAAATGACCACCGAGCAATGGCATGACAGCCACGGTCGGTGCCTTGGCATGTTGATGGACGGGCGCGCCCAGGAAACCGGTATCCGTCGCAAGGGCGGTGACGCGACGTTGTTACTGGTGGTCAATGCTCACCACGACATTGTCAACTTCCTCCTGCCGGAAGTGCCTGAGGGCAGTTTCTGGACCTGCATGGTCGACACCAACCAGCCGGCGGTCCGTGGCCAGGAACGATTCGACTTCAACTCCGAATACTCAGTCACCGGACGTTCGTTGCTGTTGTTCGAACTGCAACGTGAGGACGAGGAGTAA